The following are encoded together in the Magnetospirillum gryphiswaldense MSR-1 v2 genome:
- the rapZ gene encoding RNase adapter RapZ — MSENFTPSPASGRAVIVTGLSGAGKTSALKVLEDLSYEAVDNLPVMLLASLMQGGGGRPLAVGIDIRTRDFGVEPVLAEIDRIMAETGRDVRLLFLDCDDEVLRRRFTETRRRHPLAADRPLIDGIRHERGLVSPLKRRADVVFDTSNLAPGEFKRVLSSHFAMDSDRDLLVFVTSFAYREGLPREADLVFDARFLANPHYVAELKPLTGRDQGVADYVSADPAFAGFFGSLTNLLAPLLPRFAAEGKSYLTIAVGCTGGRHRSVYVAERLAHWLKDQGARVELRHRELGLEGI; from the coding sequence ATGAGCGAAAATTTCACCCCTTCGCCGGCTTCGGGCCGCGCCGTCATCGTTACCGGGCTGTCGGGCGCCGGTAAGACCTCGGCGTTGAAAGTGCTGGAAGACCTGAGCTACGAGGCGGTGGACAACCTGCCGGTGATGCTGCTCGCCAGCCTGATGCAAGGCGGTGGCGGGCGTCCGCTGGCGGTCGGCATCGACATCCGCACCCGCGATTTCGGCGTCGAGCCGGTGCTGGCCGAAATCGACCGCATCATGGCCGAGACCGGGCGCGACGTCCGTTTGCTGTTCCTCGATTGCGACGACGAGGTGTTGCGGCGGCGTTTCACCGAGACGCGGCGCCGCCATCCGCTGGCCGCCGACCGTCCGCTGATCGACGGCATCCGCCATGAACGCGGTCTGGTCAGCCCGTTGAAACGCCGCGCCGATGTGGTGTTCGACACCTCGAACCTGGCGCCGGGCGAGTTCAAGCGGGTGCTGTCATCGCATTTCGCCATGGATTCCGACCGCGACCTTCTGGTCTTCGTCACCTCGTTCGCCTACCGCGAGGGGCTGCCGCGCGAGGCCGATCTGGTGTTCGACGCCCGCTTTCTCGCCAATCCCCATTACGTCGCCGAATTGAAGCCGTTGACCGGGCGCGACCAGGGGGTGGCCGATTATGTCAGCGCCGATCCGGCCTTCGCCGGTTTCTTCGGCTCTTTGACCAATTTGCTCGCACCACTGTTGCCGCGCTTCGCGGCGGAGGGTAAGAGCTATCTGACCATTGCCGTCGGTTGCACCGGCGGCAGGCACCGTTCGGTCTATGTGGCCGAGCGTCTGGCCCATTGGCTGAAAGACCAAGGCGCCAGGGTCGAGCTGCGTCACCGCGAGCTGGGCCTGGAAGGGATATGA
- a CDS encoding energy-coupling factor ABC transporter ATP-binding protein — MDVILEARSLVHAYAGGVEALSDLCLTVPRGQRLAILGPNGAGKTTLLMHLNGTLRPSAGQVLLDGQKVGYGRADLNRWRRRVGLVLQEPDDQLFAANVAEDVSFGPLNLGLPEAEAAQRVAEALESLRISHLADRPTHMLSFGQKKRVAIAGAVAMRPEVLLLDEPSAGLDAMGTAHLLAALDRLQAMGTTLVFTTHDVDLAWAWSDAVALFHQGRVIGQGTAEQILGDADTLAQVHLKPPFALALGLKARQMGWLDFDQDLPRSRADSLALLDRLGR, encoded by the coding sequence GTGGATGTGATCCTGGAAGCACGCAGCCTGGTCCACGCCTATGCCGGTGGCGTCGAGGCGTTGTCGGATTTGTGTCTGACGGTTCCGCGCGGTCAGCGTCTGGCCATTCTCGGCCCCAATGGCGCCGGCAAGACCACCTTGCTGATGCATCTCAACGGCACCTTGCGGCCCAGTGCCGGTCAGGTTCTGCTGGATGGCCAGAAGGTGGGCTATGGCCGTGCCGACCTCAACCGCTGGCGCCGCCGCGTCGGTCTGGTGTTGCAGGAGCCCGACGATCAGTTGTTCGCCGCCAATGTGGCCGAGGATGTGTCGTTCGGCCCCCTGAACCTGGGATTACCCGAGGCCGAGGCGGCCCAGCGGGTGGCCGAGGCGCTGGAATCCTTACGCATTTCCCACTTGGCCGACCGTCCCACCCACATGCTGTCGTTCGGGCAGAAAAAGCGGGTGGCCATCGCCGGTGCCGTGGCCATGCGGCCCGAGGTGTTGTTGCTGGACGAGCCGTCGGCGGGGCTGGATGCCATGGGCACCGCCCATCTGTTGGCCGCGCTCGACAGGTTGCAGGCCATGGGCACCACCTTGGTCTTCACTACCCACGATGTTGATCTGGCCTGGGCTTGGTCGGACGCGGTGGCTCTGTTCCATCAGGGGCGGGTCATCGGCCAGGGAACGGCGGAACAGATCCTGGGCGATGCCGATACCCTGGCCCAGGTCCATCTGAAGCCGCCCTTCGCTCTTGCTTTGGGGTTGAAGGCGCGGCAAATGGGCTGGCTGGACTTTGACCAGGATTTGCCGCGCAGTCGCGCCGATAGCTTGGCTCTGCTCGACCGATTGGGCCGGTAG
- a CDS encoding HNH endonuclease — protein MAERKAIPAATRLRLFAAAAGHCQKPDCLDALFPVEMGGDKHIAEMAHVIPHGDAGPRHEDRPPGDFDADSFDNLILLCPTCHTKIDKDPEAYPRNMLLEWKHNHLANLALKQGVRAYDDRGQVRDAVTGILAENRAIWEKYAPVDGSDFDYDPESEAAGAWSQRMRSVILPNHYRVQAIIEANLGLATDDERRAFAEYKEHVRGLSERHVCGVAGRAIRFPESMERIFS, from the coding sequence ATGGCAGAGCGTAAGGCGATACCGGCTGCAACACGACTACGCTTATTTGCTGCGGCTGCCGGCCACTGTCAGAAGCCTGATTGCCTTGATGCCCTATTCCCAGTCGAAATGGGCGGCGACAAGCACATTGCGGAAATGGCGCATGTCATCCCCCATGGCGATGCTGGGCCGCGCCATGAAGACCGACCGCCTGGCGATTTCGACGCAGATTCGTTCGACAACCTGATCCTTCTGTGCCCGACATGTCATACGAAGATCGATAAGGACCCCGAGGCTTACCCTCGCAATATGCTGCTCGAATGGAAGCATAATCACCTCGCGAACTTGGCGCTCAAGCAAGGGGTCAGGGCATATGACGATCGTGGGCAGGTGAGGGACGCGGTCACCGGCATACTGGCTGAAAACAGGGCCATCTGGGAAAAATATGCACCCGTGGACGGATCAGACTTCGACTATGATCCGGAATCCGAGGCTGCGGGAGCGTGGAGTCAGCGGATGAGGAGCGTGATCCTGCCCAATCACTACCGCGTTCAGGCGATCATCGAGGCCAATCTGGGGCTTGCCACTGACGATGAACGTCGAGCCTTCGCGGAATATAAGGAGCATGTGCGAGGCCTGTCGGAGCGACACGTATGCGGCGTCGCAGGTCGCGCAATTCGTTTCCCGGAATCGATGGAAAGAATCTTCTCGTGA
- a CDS encoding energy-coupling factor ABC transporter substrate-binding protein codes for MSARLNWLLVGLAVLIAAAPMILGLPGEYGGADDRAKSAIEETGYQPWFQSVWEPPSGEIASMLFALQAALGAGVVGYVIGRLQGRRERLK; via the coding sequence ATGAGCGCGCGTCTGAACTGGCTGCTGGTCGGTCTGGCGGTGTTGATCGCCGCCGCCCCCATGATCCTGGGTTTGCCGGGGGAATATGGCGGTGCCGATGATCGGGCCAAGTCGGCCATCGAGGAAACCGGCTATCAGCCGTGGTTCCAATCGGTGTGGGAACCGCCCTCGGGCGAAATCGCCAGCATGCTGTTTGCCTTGCAGGCCGCCTTGGGGGCCGGCGTGGTCGGCTATGTCATCGGCAGGCTGCAGGGCCGGCGCGAGCGACTGAAATGA
- a CDS encoding IS91 family transposase produces the protein MRASLEVADIFRVAGPAYRAAHAGHLSLHQLKVMSAIEHCRTAALGGHVEACKECGHWRIAYNSCRNRHCPKCQGAAARTWLAEREADLLPVGYFHVVFTLPDEVAGIAFHNKAVLYDLLFRAASETMLRIAADPKHLGARIGITAVLHTWGSALTHHPHVHMIVPGGGIAPDGRWVSSRPAFLLPVRVLGALFRRLFLTRLIALHDSGQLAFFGATAHLAERRAFLRHLSPVRKKRWVVYAKPPFGGPEAVLAYLARYTHRVAISNRRLIDFDEAGVTFRYKDYRREGADRQRVMTVSADEFIRRFLLHILPRGFHRIRHYGLLAASCRKASLERIRALLAVAPPAEAEVSEEPADESRPCPCCGGRMVVIEVFERGHQPRAPPVAALPNRESPP, from the coding sequence TTGCGGGCCTCGCTCGAGGTCGCCGATATCTTCCGAGTTGCCGGACCGGCCTACCGGGCTGCCCATGCCGGCCATCTGAGCCTGCATCAGCTCAAGGTCATGTCGGCGATCGAGCATTGCCGTACCGCCGCGCTGGGTGGTCACGTCGAAGCCTGCAAGGAGTGCGGGCATTGGCGGATCGCCTATAACAGCTGCCGCAATCGACATTGCCCCAAATGTCAGGGAGCCGCCGCGCGGACATGGTTAGCGGAACGGGAAGCCGATTTGCTCCCCGTGGGCTATTTCCATGTCGTCTTCACGCTGCCGGACGAGGTCGCCGGCATTGCCTTTCACAACAAGGCGGTGCTCTACGATCTGCTGTTCCGCGCCGCGTCGGAGACGATGCTGAGGATCGCGGCGGATCCGAAGCATCTGGGCGCCCGCATCGGCATCACCGCCGTTCTCCACACCTGGGGCTCGGCCCTGACGCATCATCCCCACGTGCACATGATCGTCCCCGGCGGCGGCATTGCGCCCGACGGGCGATGGGTGTCGTCCCGTCCGGCATTCCTTCTTCCCGTCAGGGTGCTGGGCGCGCTGTTCCGTCGTCTGTTTCTCACGCGTCTGATTGCGCTTCACGATTCCGGCCAACTCGCCTTCTTTGGCGCCACGGCCCATCTGGCCGAGAGGCGAGCATTCCTGCGCCATCTCTCTCCGGTCCGGAAGAAGCGTTGGGTCGTCTATGCCAAGCCCCCCTTCGGCGGCCCCGAGGCCGTGCTCGCCTACCTGGCGCGCTACACCCACCGCGTCGCCATCTCAAACCGCCGCCTGATCGACTTCGACGAGGCCGGCGTTACGTTCCGCTACAAGGACTACCGACGCGAGGGGGCCGACCGGCAACGCGTCATGACCGTTTCCGCCGACGAGTTCATCCGCCGCTTCCTGCTGCACATCCTGCCGCGTGGATTCCATCGCATCCGGCATTACGGCCTGCTTGCCGCGTCCTGCCGAAAGGCAAGCCTCGAACGCATCCGCGCGCTTCTCGCTGTCGCCCCGCCGGCCGAAGCCGAGGTCTCGGAGGAACCCGCCGATGAATCCCGGCCATGTCCCTGCTGTGGCGGGCGCATGGTAGTTATCGAGGTTTTCGAACGGGGACACCAGCCTCGTGCGCCGCCTGTCGCGGCACTGCCGAACCGGGAGAGTCCTCCATGA
- a CDS encoding HugZ family protein, with translation MDQAAAQDLPQDNKLASRRVVRACRKAVLSTLLAEGGAPYGSLVTVALDHDLSPILLLSAMSDHSRNIAGDARVSLLFDGTDGHPNPQTGPRVTVMGRAEKTGDPRLRARFLARHPGAALYAEFADFSFWRVVPERAHFVGGFGRAVWLPAPFGIDPTVAAAFAVAPEPAGIVGWDLDGVDVIRGDVSMRISFDRPVESPASAHNAWENLQFQGQK, from the coding sequence ATGGATCAGGCCGCCGCGCAAGACTTGCCCCAGGACAACAAGCTGGCATCGCGCCGGGTGGTGCGGGCGTGCCGCAAGGCAGTCTTGTCCACCTTGCTGGCCGAAGGCGGCGCCCCCTATGGATCGTTGGTGACGGTAGCCCTGGATCACGACCTGTCGCCGATCCTGCTGTTGTCGGCCATGTCCGACCACAGTCGCAACATCGCTGGCGATGCTCGGGTGTCACTGTTGTTCGATGGCACCGATGGCCATCCCAATCCGCAGACCGGACCGCGCGTCACCGTGATGGGGCGGGCTGAGAAAACCGGTGACCCGCGTTTGCGGGCGCGTTTTCTGGCGCGTCATCCGGGGGCGGCCCTTTATGCGGAGTTCGCCGATTTCAGCTTCTGGCGGGTGGTGCCGGAGCGGGCTCACTTTGTCGGCGGTTTCGGGCGGGCGGTATGGTTGCCGGCACCTTTCGGCATCGATCCGACGGTGGCGGCCGCCTTTGCCGTCGCCCCCGAGCCCGCTGGGATCGTCGGGTGGGATTTGGATGGGGTTGATGTGATACGCGGTGATGTGTCGATGCGTATCTCTTTTGACCGTCCCGTCGAAAGTCCGGCAAGCGCGCACAACGCCTGGGAAAACTTGCAATTTCAAGGCCAGAAATGA
- a CDS encoding HPr family phosphocarrier protein — protein MNADSAPVLDNPISRQATICNRRGLHARAAAKFVKLAATFDAQVNVAHRGTEVSGMSIMGLMMLAAAPGCCIDLAASGPQAEAALDALCALIAQKFDEED, from the coding sequence ATGAACGCCGATTCAGCCCCCGTCCTGGACAATCCCATTTCCCGTCAGGCGACCATCTGCAACCGGCGCGGCCTGCACGCCCGCGCCGCCGCCAAGTTCGTCAAGCTGGCCGCCACCTTCGACGCCCAGGTCAATGTCGCCCATCGCGGCACCGAGGTGTCGGGCATGTCGATCATGGGCCTGATGATGCTGGCCGCCGCCCCGGGCTGCTGTATCGATCTCGCCGCCTCCGGTCCTCAGGCCGAAGCGGCGCTGGATGCCCTGTGCGCCCTGATCGCGCAAAAATTCGACGAAGAAGACTGA
- a CDS encoding stimulus-sensing domain-containing protein, translating into MTKPERRRRWRPLSSPLTRRILLVNLIAPIILAAGLLYLDRYKQGLIRSELAGLTTQAEMMAGAVGEGAVSEQALGFLEINQDLAQHMVRRLAQSAQIRARLFDAVGGLAADSRFLLSAKGNIRIEDLAPPRQMGWLATLDYWWEQAATWMPLDETLPVHLEPPQQKAEHFPEVVAALGGRTEGVVRSHPAGGILLSVAVPVQRYKQVVGALMVSHDGSRVARALFQVRVAIFQAFAVSLAVTIALSIYMAGTISRPIRRLALAAEQVRHGRGRAHRIPDLSRRGDEIGELSVALKEMTEALWARMDAIERFAADVAHEIKNPLTSVRSAVETAARLSDPEKQKKLLAIIQDDVERLNRLITDISDASRVDAEMSRADTEPVPLALLLATLAEVYRSTAETLHFPLDLPTDDTLVVDGIEGRLVQVLRNLIGNAISFSPEGGTIRLAAARHGQTIRLTIEDDGPGIPDGKLNAIFDRFYTERPAGEKFGTHSGLGLSISKQIVDAHGGRIWAENREGGGARFVVELKAG; encoded by the coding sequence GTGACGAAGCCTGAACGGCGCCGGCGCTGGCGGCCCTTATCGTCGCCGCTGACCCGGCGCATCCTGCTGGTCAACCTGATCGCGCCGATCATCCTGGCCGCCGGCCTGCTGTACCTGGATCGCTACAAGCAGGGCCTGATCCGCTCTGAACTGGCCGGCCTGACCACCCAGGCGGAAATGATGGCCGGTGCGGTGGGCGAAGGCGCGGTGTCGGAACAGGCGCTGGGCTTCCTGGAAATCAACCAGGATCTGGCCCAGCACATGGTCCGCCGTCTGGCGCAATCGGCGCAGATCCGCGCGCGTCTGTTCGACGCGGTGGGCGGTCTGGCCGCCGATTCGCGCTTCCTGCTGTCGGCCAAGGGCAATATCCGCATCGAGGATCTGGCCCCGCCCCGGCAGATGGGTTGGCTGGCCACCCTGGATTACTGGTGGGAACAGGCCGCCACCTGGATGCCGCTGGACGAGACCCTGCCGGTGCATCTGGAGCCGCCGCAGCAAAAGGCCGAACATTTCCCCGAAGTGGTCGCCGCCCTGGGCGGACGGACGGAAGGGGTGGTGCGCAGCCATCCCGCCGGCGGTATTCTGTTGTCGGTGGCGGTACCGGTGCAGCGCTATAAACAGGTGGTCGGCGCCCTGATGGTCAGCCATGACGGCAGCCGGGTGGCCCGCGCCCTGTTCCAGGTGCGCGTCGCCATCTTTCAGGCCTTCGCCGTATCGCTGGCGGTGACCATCGCCCTGTCCATCTACATGGCCGGCACCATCTCGCGTCCCATCCGCCGTCTGGCCCTGGCCGCCGAACAGGTGCGCCACGGACGCGGACGCGCCCACCGCATCCCCGACCTGTCGCGGCGCGGCGACGAAATCGGCGAATTGTCGGTGGCGCTCAAGGAAATGACCGAGGCCCTGTGGGCCCGCATGGACGCCATCGAACGCTTCGCCGCCGACGTGGCGCACGAGATCAAGAACCCGCTGACCAGCGTGCGGTCAGCGGTGGAAACGGCGGCACGGCTGTCCGACCCGGAAAAGCAGAAAAAGCTGCTGGCCATCATCCAAGACGACGTTGAGCGGCTGAACCGGCTGATCACCGACATCTCCGACGCCTCACGCGTGGACGCGGAAATGAGCCGCGCCGACACCGAACCGGTGCCCCTGGCCCTGCTGCTGGCAACCCTGGCCGAGGTCTATCGCAGCACCGCCGAAACCCTGCATTTTCCGCTGGACCTGCCGACGGACGATACCTTGGTGGTGGACGGCATCGAGGGCCGGCTGGTGCAGGTGCTCAGGAACCTGATCGGCAACGCCATCTCGTTCTCGCCCGAGGGCGGCACCATCCGGCTGGCGGCAGCCCGCCACGGCCAGACCATCCGCCTCACCATCGAGGATGACGGCCCCGGCATCCCCGACGGCAAGCTGAACGCCATCTTCGACCGCTTCTACACCGAACGCCCGGCGGGCGAGAAATTCGGCACCCATTCCGGCCTGGGCCTGTCCATCAGCAAACAGATCGTCGACGCCCATGGCGGGCGGATTTGGGCGGAAAACCGCGAAGGTGGCGGGGCGCGGTTCGTGGTGGAGTTGAAAGCGGGGTAG
- the cbiQ gene encoding cobalt ECF transporter T component CbiQ, which translates to MIEADRLAHVSRWRPLPLAEKSLLSLGLLILAMALPPWPGGALVLAAASASALRSGVPTVAWLRLLAAPSLFIVTGAATLLVQVGGDGFALAADGGAQAGALMLRALAAVSALLLLTVTTPMAALLHGLRRLGLPEELVEVTMTTYRFIFILLDTASAMHASQMARLGGQSWRTRIRSAGLLAAALLPRALDQARRLEVGLLARGYDGSLRTLAPAPAPRLRRLALIGGGLAALAGVGLWM; encoded by the coding sequence ATGATCGAAGCCGATCGGCTGGCCCATGTCAGCCGGTGGCGGCCCTTGCCGCTGGCGGAAAAGTCTCTGTTATCCCTGGGGTTGCTGATCCTGGCCATGGCGTTGCCGCCATGGCCGGGTGGCGCCCTGGTGCTGGCGGCGGCTTCGGCCTCGGCCTTGCGCTCGGGGGTGCCGACCGTGGCTTGGCTGCGGCTGCTGGCGGCGCCCAGCCTGTTCATCGTCACCGGTGCCGCCACCTTGCTGGTGCAGGTGGGCGGCGATGGGTTCGCCCTGGCTGCCGATGGCGGGGCCCAGGCCGGCGCCTTGATGCTGCGGGCCCTGGCCGCCGTATCGGCGCTGTTGCTGCTGACCGTCACCACCCCCATGGCGGCGCTGCTGCACGGCCTGCGCCGCTTGGGCCTGCCCGAGGAATTGGTGGAGGTGACCATGACCACCTATCGCTTCATTTTCATTTTGCTGGATACGGCTTCGGCCATGCATGCCAGTCAGATGGCCCGGCTGGGTGGGCAAAGCTGGCGCACCCGCATCCGCTCCGCCGGTCTGCTGGCGGCGGCGTTGCTGCCGCGTGCGCTGGATCAGGCGCGGCGGTTGGAGGTGGGATTGCTGGCCCGCGGCTATGACGGCAGCTTACGGACCCTGGCCCCGGCTCCGGCCCCGCGCTTGCGGCGGCTGGCCCTGATCGGCGGCGGGTTGGCGGCGTTGGCGGGGGTAGGCCTGTGGATGTGA
- a CDS encoding tyrosine-type recombinase/integrase, translated as MTILIPPSAPVSPLRQRLIEDMTMRRFSRETQRNYIRDVGRFAAFLGRSPDTATAEDIRQFQLEQRESGVPVPTMNSIVSALRFFFTHTIDRPELARKLMRISHPRQLPMVLSREEVARLLNATTCLKHQAALSVAYGAGLRVAEVSALKVRDIDSERMLIRVERGKGGRSRNAMLSPDLLTLLRQWWTFGRQQGVMHRDGWLFPGQHAMKPISTRQLHRVVVEAAQAAEITKRVGPHTLRHSFATHLLEDGVDIRIIQVLLGHSKLENTALYTKVATRTVRTVVSPLDRLALFKAEEIEPNG; from the coding sequence ATGACCATTCTCATTCCCCCCTCCGCCCCGGTCAGCCCATTGCGTCAGCGGTTGATCGAGGACATGACCATGCGCCGGTTCTCACGCGAGACGCAGCGCAACTATATCCGTGACGTCGGGCGCTTCGCCGCATTCCTGGGGCGCTCGCCCGACACGGCCACGGCGGAGGATATTCGCCAGTTCCAGTTGGAGCAGCGTGAGTCCGGCGTGCCGGTGCCGACGATGAACAGCATCGTTTCGGCACTGCGGTTCTTCTTTACTCATACGATCGACCGGCCCGAACTGGCGCGCAAGCTGATGCGGATCTCCCATCCACGCCAGTTGCCGATGGTGCTGAGCCGGGAAGAGGTCGCCCGCCTGTTGAATGCGACGACGTGCCTCAAGCACCAGGCGGCCTTGTCGGTCGCCTATGGCGCGGGTCTGCGCGTCGCCGAGGTCTCCGCGCTCAAAGTCCGCGATATCGACAGCGAACGCATGCTGATAAGGGTCGAACGCGGCAAAGGCGGCCGGTCTCGCAACGCGATGCTGTCGCCTGATCTGCTCACTTTGTTGCGCCAGTGGTGGACGTTCGGACGTCAGCAGGGCGTCATGCATCGCGATGGCTGGTTGTTCCCTGGCCAGCACGCGATGAAGCCGATCAGCACCCGGCAACTGCATCGTGTTGTGGTCGAGGCGGCCCAGGCGGCGGAGATCACCAAGCGGGTCGGCCCGCACACGCTCCGCCACAGCTTCGCCACCCATCTGTTGGAAGACGGAGTCGACATCCGGATCATCCAGGTCCTGCTCGGCCACAGCAAGCTGGAGAACACCGCCCTCTACACCAAGGTGGCGACGCGGACGGTGCGCACCGTGGTCAGCCCGCTCGACAGGCTGGCTCTGTTCAAGGCCGAAGAGATCGAGCCCAACGGCTAA
- a CDS encoding energy-coupling factor ABC transporter permease — protein sequence MEGFLPAGHALAWTAVSAPFVFVGVARLRKVLRDRPEMRLTLAAAGAFAFVLSALKLPSVTGSCSHPTGTGLGAMVVGPAATTVLGTIVLLFQSLLLAHGGLTTLGANVFSMAVAGPWIAFGVWKLAGRLGAPVGLAVFLGAALGDLGTYVVTSAQLALAFPDEISGYGGAFAKFAGIFALTQIPLAIAEGLLTVVVMNALVGRQIKLEVRA from the coding sequence ATGGAAGGTTTTCTTCCCGCCGGCCACGCGCTGGCCTGGACCGCCGTCTCGGCGCCGTTCGTCTTTGTCGGTGTCGCCCGGTTGCGCAAGGTGTTGCGCGATCGCCCGGAGATGCGCCTGACCCTGGCCGCCGCCGGCGCCTTCGCCTTTGTCCTGTCGGCCTTGAAGTTGCCCAGCGTCACCGGGTCGTGCTCGCACCCCACCGGTACCGGCCTGGGGGCCATGGTGGTTGGACCGGCGGCGACCACGGTGCTGGGCACCATCGTGCTTCTGTTCCAATCCCTGTTGCTGGCCCATGGCGGGCTGACCACCTTGGGCGCCAACGTGTTTTCCATGGCGGTGGCCGGACCCTGGATCGCCTTCGGCGTGTGGAAGCTGGCCGGAAGGCTGGGCGCGCCCGTGGGCTTGGCGGTGTTCCTGGGCGCGGCCTTGGGCGATCTGGGCACCTATGTGGTGACCTCGGCCCAATTGGCCTTGGCTTTTCCCGATGAAATCAGCGGCTATGGCGGCGCCTTCGCCAAGTTCGCCGGCATTTTCGCCCTGACCCAGATTCCGCTGGCCATCGCCGAGGGTCTGCTGACCGTGGTGGTGATGAATGCCCTGGTCGGACGCCAGATCAAGCTGGAGGTGCGGGCATGA
- a CDS encoding PTS sugar transporter subunit IIA, whose amino-acid sequence MIGLVLVTHGRLADELVAAMEHVVGPQPNVGAVCIGPDDDMEQRRNDILASVAKCDDGTGVVVLTDMFGGTPSNLAISIMDKAKVEVIAGVNLPMLIKLASVRHSEPLAESVASAQDAGRKYINVASKLLTQDRK is encoded by the coding sequence ATGATCGGTCTGGTACTCGTCACCCACGGCCGGCTGGCCGATGAACTGGTGGCCGCCATGGAACACGTGGTCGGCCCGCAACCCAATGTGGGGGCGGTGTGTATCGGCCCCGACGACGACATGGAACAGCGCCGCAACGATATTCTGGCCTCGGTGGCCAAGTGCGACGACGGCACCGGCGTGGTGGTGCTGACCGACATGTTCGGCGGCACGCCGTCGAACCTGGCCATTTCCATCATGGACAAGGCCAAGGTCGAGGTCATCGCCGGCGTCAACCTGCCCATGCTGATCAAGCTGGCCAGCGTGCGCCATTCCGAGCCCTTGGCGGAATCCGTCGCCTCGGCCCAGGATGCCGGGCGCAAATACATCAACGTCGCCTCCAAGCTTTTGACCCAGGACCGTAAATGA
- a CDS encoding HPr kinase/phosphorylase, whose protein sequence is MQLVHATSVEIGGHAVVIRGPSGGGKSDLALRLIDGGAILVADDQTQLSAQDSRLFASCPAAIAGMLEVRGLGIVRLPHRDRVPVALVVDLVAAKDIERLPEPGMAAFLGIHVPRVALAAFESSTPAKVRLALGVATRDSTIL, encoded by the coding sequence ATGCAACTGGTTCATGCCACCAGCGTCGAGATCGGCGGTCATGCCGTCGTCATCCGTGGCCCCTCGGGCGGCGGCAAGTCGGACCTTGCCTTGCGGCTGATCGATGGCGGCGCCATTTTGGTCGCCGACGACCAGACCCAATTATCCGCCCAGGATTCCCGCCTGTTCGCCTCGTGCCCCGCCGCCATCGCCGGCATGCTGGAGGTGCGGGGCCTGGGCATCGTCCGTCTGCCCCACCGCGACCGGGTGCCGGTGGCGCTGGTGGTCGATCTGGTCGCGGCCAAGGACATCGAGCGCCTGCCCGAGCCGGGAATGGCGGCTTTTCTGGGCATTCACGTCCCCCGGGTGGCGCTGGCCGCCTTCGAGTCCTCGACCCCGGCCAAGGTTCGCCTTGCCCTCGGGGTGGCGACGCGAGATAGTACCATCCTGTAA
- a CDS encoding response regulator transcription factor produces MAHTIALVDDDRNILTSVSMALEAEGYKVRTYSDGAEALRGLTSQPVDLAVLDIKMPRMDGMELLQRLRKQSAIPVIFLTSKDDEIDELLGLRMGADDYIKKPFSQKLLIERIRALLRRLDANAEGGDTSAANAAIVRGPLVLDPGRHICTWSGKQVDLTVTEFLILKSLASRPGHVKNRDQLIDAAYGESIYVDDRTIDSHIKRLRKKFRDIDDDFAQIETLYGVGYRYRDEA; encoded by the coding sequence GTGGCCCACACCATCGCCTTGGTCGACGACGACCGCAATATCCTGACCTCGGTTTCCATGGCGCTGGAGGCCGAGGGCTACAAGGTCCGCACCTATTCCGACGGGGCCGAGGCCCTGCGCGGCCTGACCAGCCAGCCGGTCGACCTCGCCGTGCTCGACATCAAGATGCCGCGCATGGACGGCATGGAATTGTTGCAGCGCCTGCGCAAGCAATCGGCCATCCCGGTGATCTTCCTGACCTCGAAGGACGACGAGATCGACGAATTGCTGGGCCTGCGCATGGGCGCCGACGATTACATCAAGAAACCGTTTTCGCAAAAGCTGTTGATCGAACGCATCCGCGCCCTGCTGCGCCGTCTCGACGCCAATGCCGAGGGCGGCGACACCAGTGCCGCCAACGCGGCCATCGTGCGTGGCCCGCTGGTGCTGGACCCGGGCCGCCATATCTGCACCTGGAGCGGCAAGCAGGTGGATCTGACGGTGACCGAGTTCCTGATCCTGAAATCCCTGGCCAGCCGCCCCGGCCACGTCAAGAACCGCGACCAGTTGATCGACGCCGCCTACGGCGAAAGCATCTATGTGGACGACCGCACCATCGACAGCCACATCAAGCGCCTGCGCAAGAAGTTCCGCGACATCGACGATGATTTCGCCCAGATCGAAACCCTGTACGGCGTCGGTTACCGCTATCGTGACGAAGCCTGA